ACAATCCTTTCATATTCTTCGGAAAGCTGCTTACTAATCTGTTGGCAAGCAAAAGTTAATTTTCCAAGAAAGTATTAAAAGTTGTATAGTAGCTGGGTTTATAGGTACATGCATCAATATttgcttccttttgttttccCCCAATCAGAAGGAAAGAACCTATCTTATTAACTGCATACATACAACGCCTGACTCataataggcactcaataaatacttgttgaataaaagGATACTACTTGCATCTCTCAGATTCCATATACCTATGGATAATTTCTTCCAGAGGAATTATTAATAAATGGGGCTGTTCATTGACTAAAGGAGGTCCTTTGTATCTGGCCAGAAACAACTAGGGCTGGGAGAAAAGTATGTTAAGTTCACTTGGTTCTGCACTTGACAGCCAGTGTTGCAGGATCCTGATGAACACCCCCCAGACTGGATGGACATCTATTCCCATTTTCCACAGCATCACCTCACCTGTAGCATGTAACTGTGATAGTCTTTGATGCGGTGCTGCCAGAACTTCTGGAGGGAGAGCACACTGCCAATACCCACTTCATGGAATACCTGCTCCATAACATCAGGGAAAGGAGTCTGTCCCAGCTGGGCCTCCCGATCCACAGCAAAGCGCAGCAACTTGGTGAACTTAAGGCAATACTCATGTGCCACATCAGTTAGGGTCTCCAGAACACTTTCATTAGCACATTCGAAGCCCGCGTGGGCCAGGATTGTGGCTACTGCCTGGTAGAGGAGTTGCCGACAGGAGTGCCAGCTGAGTTCAGTCACAGGTTCCCCTTTTCCACTAAAAGTGGAGACATGGTAGTGTTATTAGTGCTCTTACAAAGGAGTGACCAACAGTTCTGTCTCCCTAGGAGTTTTACAATCCAGTCAAACCACTGGCCCAGCTTTCAAGGAAATTCTACCCAGGTTACATAGCTCAGTTTCATCCTGCTGCTATCAGGGCATGTCTCAGCAACTTGCAGCCATACCTTTGAGTTCCTCCAATTTCATAGTTTGAACAGGCAATACATATCTATGATAAGCAATACAAAAGTTATCTAGTGAAAAGGAAGTTTCCTTCTAGCAATGCTCAATTTTGATCACTTTTAGGATTAAGTTTTAACAGTATAGCTCAGATACGGCTCAATGATGCCCCAGTTATTTCACCACCACATAGTTTCCATACATGCTGGGCAATACATGGACTTTCAGAAATTCACACTTCTAGTCAGGAGAGTCTTACATAATTACAAAATACCTGGAAAGGCAACTCAATTTCATAAAAGCATACATAGCTTACAAAACATTTCCATCCTACCCTAGGCTGTAAAAGGTTTcatattattattcctattttccaGGAGAGGAAAATGAAGTTCAGAGGGACTGACTTGCCAAAAGTTTAGGTATTGTTAGCAAGTGGTGGAACTTCTGACTCCAGTTCCTATATTTTTCATAGTACACCATTTTTTCACCCCTAATTGCTACTGCAAAAATCTTAATCTTTCCAAGAGAAAACTTCAGAAAGCTGTTTGATCTCCTAAATTAACTTTTAACAAGCTTTTAATAATTTGTCTCCTGAAATTTCCCATCTGCCTTCCCAgacaaaagaatttattttactgtgaagctagtgaatgatgccccatgatcatatcaatgtacacagctatgatttaataaaaaaaagaatttattttatagataaaaataaaatagataacagaAAATCACATTTCCTTGGTTTGTGTCTGGCATGTGTCATCATGTACTGTACAGAAGTGCCTACGGAGCTATCTACCCACTtaactatttgtttattttttggggggaagacagtcacactatatcacccttggtctAGTGCTGttaagtcacagctcatagcaacctcagactcctgggctcaagcaattctcttgccttagcctcccaagtagctgggactacaagtacctgtcACAAAGcctagatatttttagagacgaggtctcactctggctcaggctggtcttgaacctgtgagctcaggcaattcacccacccaggcctcccagagtgctaggattacaggtgtgagccaccatacccagccaatcccagcacttttgagaagccaaggtgggaggatcccttgaggccagggagttcaagaccggccttgGCAACacagtgctatttttttttttttttttgagacagtgtctcactttgtcaccctcagtagagtgcggtaatgtcatagctcacagcaacctcagactcctggacttcAGCAATtattttgcttcagcctcccaagggactAAAGGCTtccgccacaaaacctggctatttttctttctttctttctttttttttagagaccaggtcttgctctggctcaagctggtcttgaacctatgaactcagggcaatccacctgccttggcctcccaagtgctgggattacaggcatgagccacagtgcctggcctacaCTCTGGATTCTAAAGATTAACGTTCAGCCAGCCACAGTGTGacttcacacctataatcctagcacacaaACCTAGCACCACACCCAtaatctgggaggcagaggtggaagattactggagctcaagagtttgaaagcCTGAACAGTagtagcaagacctcatctctaccaaaaacagaaaacattagctGGTATAGTGGTggatgcctatactcccagccactcaggaggctgaggcaggaggatcacctaaacccaggagtctgaggttgctgtgagctatgatgacaccacagcaccctagcctgggcaacagagactctgtctccaaataaataaataaataaaaagattaaggTTAAAAACTTAAACTTCCCACTAATTACCTGAGAAATCTTAGCAAGTCAATTGCTCTTATCCTCAGTTATCTCATGTGGAAATGGAAATTGTATTACAGTCTTAACAAGGATGTTGGGAAGATTATCTGAGAAAAGTAAGGTATAGCAAAGCTTTGCCTTACCGATAAAAGTCACTCTCTGGGTCACTGTGCCGGATCTGGAACAGTGCATTAGGATTCTTACAATCTAAAGGTAGGAGATCGTCAGGGAGAGGAGGTGACCCAGGGCAGGAAGGAAGAGGTTCACTCTCTTCAGTCTTTACACCTTCTGTCTGCTGCTGATTCTGGGCCTGAGCTGTGGCAATAAGGTTGCGAAGACGTCGGTTGTGTTGGATCAACTGAATGGTATGGATGGTGAGGCTGCATGGCTCTGAGGGGATGTCCAGCATAGTGGGGGGCTTGGGCTTATTGGCTGAGGGTTGGTGCAGGGGTGGGTCATGAACTTCTACTAGACGGAACTCCCGTGGAAGCAGATCAAAGGAACTTCTGTTGGTCTGGCTTGATGACATTGGTATCTCTCCCCAGTATCTCAACATTTTGGGATAAGAAGAGAAGAGGTCTCCAGTTAAATGTAGATGAAATCGTAAAAGCAGTATGTTTAAATATCTGGCAACTGTAGGTTATAGGCTTCTGTAGAGAAAAATATAAGGTCTAGCCAGTTGTTTATGTAAAAAAGACGCTATTCAAGaccacttagaaaaatgtcaGTGTCAGCAAAACTGTAGGACCAAAGATGTTCTCCCTaaagaaattaagagagaaaTATAACTATTACATGTAGGTCATTGCCACTCAATGACAATTCTTACTGGACTGAATCACAAGGTAGAATTTGGGTGATTAGTAGACTAATAGCTAAAAAATTATCTGGGGCGTTAGTAtccatgtttccttttttttttgtacagacagagtctcactgtactgccctcagtagagtgccgtggcgtcacatggctcacagcaacctctaactcttgggcttaggcaattctcttgcctcagcctcccgagtagctgggactacaggcgcccgccacaacgcccggctaatttttttttgttgcagtttggccgaggctgggtttgaacccgccaccctcggcatatggggccggcgccctactcactgagccacaggcgccgcccaggatccATGTTTTCTATCTCATCTAACTCATTACCCAACAACCAGCATGCCCAATCCTGAGCAATCTGCAAGATGTGACATAAATATGTGGTGTAAGCATTTCTCAGCTATCTTGATATATCTGTGCTGGATCAATATGAGAAATGGGAGTGAAGTTAAAGGCAGTAAGAGGTAGTTCATATTCTGTCTCTCAGGCATGGTCCTGGTAGAAAAATTTATGAGCCACTAATCTAAATGGTATTATGCTTTAAACTTCTGACATATATAGGGAAAAATCAGAGATTTCTGCTGCTTTCTATTGGTATTCTTTTCTCTAGTCTCCCTTTGTTTCCGATCTGTTGTCAATATTGCTGCTaggcttattcttttttttttttttttttttgtagagacagagtttcactttattgccttcggtagagtgctgtggcatcacacagctcacagcaacctccaactcctgggcttaggtgattctcctgcctcagcctcccaagtagcacccgccacaatgcccgggttgttgcagtttggccggggctgggtttgaacccgccacccttggtatatggggccggcgccctgctcactgagccacaggcgctgcccggcttattcttttttattttattgccctgCCTTCtggaacttttttaaaaactcaaatctaATGGCTTCCATTGCCTTTTGGAAAAAGTCAGAATTCTTTGGCTTACCATTCAGTAACATTCACAATACGGCTTCAACTTACTGTTGCATATTCATTGTCCACATGTTTCTTCaagttcaacaaacatttattgaatgccagGCGTTATGTGAGGAGACAAAGACCAATAATACAACATCCCTGTCCTGAGatgagagaaacagaaccagaTTATTTCAATATGAAAGTATGTGATGCCATTCTAGAGGCATATAAACCTGTACAGTGGAAGCACAGAGGAGGAGCTTCCTGACAGAAAATAACCACTTTAGTTTTAACATTATCATACTATTCAAGTTTCTTGAGGACAACACGCATTCCACAGTTGACCCTCTAAAGCTGTGATCTCTGCCAGAAATGGCTTGTCAAGATCCACATCCCTGGCAGTCtgatattcattcttttttttttttaatgagacagagtctcactatgttaccctcagtagagtgccagggtgtcactgcttacagcaacctcaaactcttgggcttaagtgattctcttgcctcagcctcccaagtagctggtcctacagacgcctgccacaaggccaggctgttttttgttgcagttgtcattgttgtttaactgggctgggtttgaacctgccagcttccatgtatgtggctggtgccataatcagtGTGCTATCGGACGTACCCTGATATTCATTCTTAAGTATAGCTTAAGTCATCACCCTCCATCACTTCCCTGGTACATCTCCCTTTCTATATTGTCATAGCACTTTGCATGTCTCTGTCACGGCATTTATCCTTGGATTTTTAACTAGCACttatctcatttattcatttattcttctacCTGCTACGATCACCATCTCAGCACACCGTAGTATCTGGCATTTTAGCGAATGCTTACTCTATGCCAAGCTTCACTTTTATTGTTTAATTCAATTTTCCTAACAATCCTATGAAACCGATATCATTATTCTACCCATTTTTCAGATGTAATACCTGAGGCCCAGGGTCTTGCACAATGTCACATGATGACACTCTCCAGGGtctgcactcttttttttttttttgtagagacagagtctcactttatggctctcggtagagtgccttggcatcacacagctcacagcaacctccagctcctgggcttaagcgattctcttgtctcagcctcccgagtagctgggactacaggcgcccgccacaacacccggctatttttttgctgcagtttggccggggctgggtttgaacccgccaccctcgacatatggggccggcgccctgctcactgagccacaggtgccactaaACTGTGCTGCTTCAATAATTAGTCTCCGGACGTATAAATGAATGAacgaaataaaggaaaaatttccCTCTTCCTACTTTCATTGACATGCACACGAAAGACAAGCACCATACCTAAGGAATGTCCAAATTCCCCGGGGGAAGAGGGTGGCGTTCTCGGTCTGGGTCAGCAGGCGCAGGCGCCAATCACTGGGTCCTGAGCTTGCCGGACACCCAGGGCAGCCAGAAGATGGAGAGGTCTGGCTCGGAATCGACCCGAGGAGGTGCCACTATTCACTGAAGCGTCGAAGAAGCTCCCGGGCGGCTGTCGGACCCCGAGTGGCCCGAGGCAAGGGTCGCGTCAGGCCCGGAAAGCTGTTCTGTTAATAAGTGGTCCAAGACTGCCGGAAGCGTTTCTTCTCAATTAGGCTCTGCCACAGGAAGTCATTACAATCCTGTAGCAACCTCTAAAGACGTCCCCATTCTGCTCAACACCGCGACagcctttttcttgttttctcttattttgacTTTCTAGTATTACGTTGTGTTACTTCACAACGCTCTGGGTCGCGAAGAAGCAATTCATCACTGCTGCCCGGAGAAGTCACCgagaggtgggagagggaggcGAGGGGAGGAACGAAGAGGCCGAAGGCTGAGGTTTCTGGGAAAAGATTTCGAGACTGCACCCGGTTGAGTGAGGATGGCTGATCGTCCTCCTCAGTCGGAGCCAGCGGCCCCGCAAGAACTCAGTGGAGCCTTCAAGAAGCCGTCTCTGCCCGCGCCTCCGGCCGTGCAGGAGAAAGCCCCGGCTCCTAGTCCCTCAGATTCtgaggaggggaagaaagaaaggccCGCGGAACTGCGGGACCCGGATCCCGGGGAGTCCGACGTCCCGTCACTTCAGCCGGACAGCGGGGACGCAAGGAGTCCACAGGAGGAGCAGCCGCGTCCCCCCGCAGCGTCTTCTTGCCCTGGCGGTCCGGCCCGGCCTCCCCCCTACCAAGAGCCGCCCTGGGGCGGCCCCACCACGGCCCCTTACAGCCTGGAGACCCTCAAGGGCGGCACCATCCTCGGCACCCGCGGCTTGAAAGGGACGAGTTACTGCCTTTTCGGGAGGCTGTCCAGCTGCGACGTGTGCCTAGAGCACCCTTCTGTGTCTCGGTACCACGCCGTGCTGCAGCACAGGGCGCCGGGCCCAGACGGGGAACGCGACGGCCACGGGCCAGGCTTCTATCTCTACGACCTGGGAAGCACTCATGGCACTTTTCTCAACAAAACTAGAATCCCACCCCGCACCTATTGTCGGGTCCGCGTCGGACATGTTCTTCGCTTTGGAGGCAGCACCCGTCTCTTTATCCTGCAGGTAAGTAGAAAAACCTAGAATTGAAATCTCAGGAGCTCACCGGGCTGCGTTCCTAAGCTGCTTAAGTTTTTGTGGCGGAAAGAAATTCTCCCGGACAGCGATTACCCAAGTGGAGGAATCAGTCTGGCCCCTCATCTCCAGACCTCTCTACACATTGCCGTATTTCTGAAAGTAACTTTCACAATACTGAAGTCTGAAAGAACTTTTTTGCTTGGTTCATAAGGGACCAGAGGATGACCAAGAGGCAGAATCCGAGTTAACGGTAACGCAGTTGAAGAAATTGCGTAAACAGCAGCAAACGTTGTTGGAGAAGAAGATGCTAGGAGAAGACTCagatgaagaggaggaaatgGATACCAGTGAAGGGAAGAGAAGTGTTAGTGGCCAAGATGATGAGATGGGTTGCACCTGGGGAATGGGTAAGACATTAAAATTGCTGACAGAGGTTAATATAGAGTTCATTACTGGTACGACCCTTGagtgtttttttcatattttcttgatTCATTGAGGTAAATAGGGCAAACATAATTTGCACTTCACTGACGTGGGTGTCTTCTAGCTTGTTCTTCATGCACTCTAGTTCAAAACTTAACCTCAAggagggtgcggtggctcacactggtaatcttagcacttcgggaggctgagggagtggattgcttgagcttatgagtttgagaccggcctgagcaagagcgaaatcccacctctaaaaaaaaaggggggggggggacgATTTTTTTTGTGGCAAAGGCCTGAGTCTTCtcgaggttgaggcaggaggatctcttgaggccacagcactctactcagtgagacgctgtctcaaaaaaaaagagaaaaacccacTTAACCTCAGTATAcaattaacttatttttactatttaattgtaaaaatatttatgaatatttgttaCTAAGTACTGATCTTGTGCTATATGTATGACTATCACTGGAGGGGGTGGAACTACATTCAGTCAGATAAATGGCAGTTAATCAATGTAGGATAGTCTCttggtttgtttgtattttgtgaaaatattCTGAATGTGGAATATCTTCTGATCAGAGAAAGCTGATCCCTTAGCAAAAACAATAAATTGAATTCTCTATAACACCAAACATTTTGGAGGATAGATATTCAGGAGATAGGAGTATGAAAAGATAGAAGATGGCCTtaatatgaagagaaaataaatatgaaattattcgTAAGTACTAAACAAAAGCTAGAAACCATAAGTATGCTAGACTACAAGATTCAGAGAAGGGAGCAATCACTGAGGACTTGTGTTGTCTAATATGGTAGCTGCTATCCACATGTGGTTACTGAGCACTTGCAAAAACGCTAGTCCACATTGACACGTGCTGTATGTGCAAAAGACACACTGAACTTCAAAGATTCAGTCTGCAAAAAGAATGTAAAGCGTCTCATTCATGATATAATACAGAGCGTGCCAaaaatgtatagacattttaagaaagcaaaaaactgtattaaagttataatactcaatatacaccaataagaaaagatgaatatgggcagtgcctgtggctcagtgagtagggcggggCCCCATaaacagagggtggcgggtttgaacccggcctgggccaaactgcaacaaaagaatagccatgtgtggtggcaggcgcctgtagtcccaactactcgggaggcgaaggcaagagaattgcctaagcccaacagctggaagttgctgtgagctgtgattttacagcactctaccaagggcaataaagtgaaactctgtctctaaaaagaaaaaaaaaagaaagaaagaaaagatgaatatgaCTTACGTTTGAgcacctcttttatttttatttttttttgttgagacagtcttactatgtcgcccttggtagagtgtcatggcgtcatagctcacagcaatctcaaactcttgggcttaagcaattttcttgcctcagcttcccaagtagctgggactacaggtgcccgccacaatgcccagctattttttgttgcagttgttgtttagcaggctcaggctggtttcgaacctgcaagcctccatgtatgtggctgacaccgaaACCACTATGCTATGGTCACAGAGCCTGAGTACCTCTTTTAGTTGCAGAGCTCAACATGGCTTTAGTGTTATAATTTTAGTATtacaaactcttggactcaagtaaaactcttgcctcagcctcccgattagctgagaccacaggtacccaccacaacgtccctctgttttttagagatgggatctcactgttgctcaggctgatctcgaacttgtgagttcaagcaatccacccgccttggcctcctggagtgctaggattataggcatgagtcaccgctCCCACcctgtatgtattttttgaggTCCATTGCCCGGGCTAGAGttcaatggcatcatcatagctcactgcaaccttgaacttctgggttcaagagatcctcctgcttcagcctcttaactacctgggactataggtgtgcaccgtctacctggctgatttttttgtagagttggggtcttgttATATTGTTCAGGCTATTCTgcaaatcctggcctcaagcaatcatcctgcctctgcctcccaaagtgctaagattataggcatgagccactgcagccagttcaatatttttatattgattacatgttgaaatgacaataattttgtttcttaataattttttaatgtggctaatAGAAAATTTAAGATTACATCTATGTCTTTCATTATAGTTCCATTGGACAGCACTGAGTTAAATCATTGggaaactgggcggcacctgtggctcagtgagtagggcgccggccccatatgccgagggtggcgggttcaaacccagccctggccaaactgcaacaaaaaaaatagccgggcattgtggcgggcgcctatagtcccagctgctcaggaggctgaggcaagagaattgtgtaagcccaagagttggaggttgctgtgagccgtgtgacaccacggcactctacccgagggtggtacggtgagactctgtctctacaaaaaaaaaaaaaaaatcattgggaaACTTTATAAGCAGAAGGATTTAGAGCTGGAacttgaagaaaggaaaaagctgttaTGAAGTTGAGCATTTGGACTGGTGTTCAGGATAGGAATTGATATTAAGGGTGAAATGAGCAGACCAGTCTACTTGGCAGATCTGAAACTTATGAGGAAATTGTATTGGAAACAAAGTATTATACTTGAGTGTGAGAGAAGGGGAATGCCAGGCTCAGGAGCTCAGATTTTTTCCCACAGTGTGTTTggtaattttgcttttattttattttatttt
The sequence above is a segment of the Nycticebus coucang isolate mNycCou1 chromosome 4, mNycCou1.pri, whole genome shotgun sequence genome. Coding sequences within it:
- the SUPT7L gene encoding STAGA complex 65 subunit gamma, which encodes MLRYWGEIPMSSSQTNRSSFDLLPREFRLVEVHDPPLHQPSANKPKPPTMLDIPSEPCSLTIHTIQLIQHNRRLRNLIATAQAQNQQQTEGVKTEESEPLPSCPGSPPLPDDLLPLDCKNPNALFQIRHSDPESDFYRGKGEPVTELSWHSCRQLLYQAVATILAHAGFECANESVLETLTDVAHEYCLKFTKLLRFAVDREAQLGQTPFPDVMEQVFHEVGIGSVLSLQKFWQHRIKDYHSYMLQISKQLSEEYERIVNPEKATEDTKPVKIKEEPVSDITFPVSEELEADLASGDQSLPMGVLGVQSERFPSNLEVEASPQASSAEVNASPLWNLAHVKMEPQESEEGNVSGHGVLGSDVFEEPMSGMSEAGIPQSPDESDSSYGSHSTDSLMGSSPVFNQRCKKRMRKI